A region of the Ranitomeya imitator isolate aRanImi1 chromosome 5, aRanImi1.pri, whole genome shotgun sequence genome:
ACTTACTACCGGTACAACTTCTTGAGGCTGCATTTCAGTTATTACAGGTATAAATCCTTTGGGCTGTATTTGAATGGCATCAGTAGATTGATCAGACTGTTCATCTTTTGAAATTAAGGGACCAACACAAATGTTAACAGCTTGATCCAAAGGGTCAATGATTGCATTTATATCTTTCTGTACTTCTATTTGATGAACAGTTGCTTCAACACATATTATTGTACTTTTATCACCTTGTTCTTCTAAGGAAACAGGGGATAAATTTGTTTCTTCCTCGACACAGAGAGGAGCTGACTGACAAATTATTTCCTGGGTATCCATCGGGGCTTCAAAAGCAGTCATATCTTGAGATGTTTGCAAGGTATCAAGCGATAGTTTTGCCTTTTCTGCAACTTCATTTAGTACATTTTCAGTATGCTTCTTTTGGTCTTCTAAAGTCTTGACGCTCGCATCTTCGTCTGGAATAGGCGTAGCTTCTCCAGTTGAAACAACTGACCCACCTAATTGTGAAACAGCAgatatcatttcagttgtttcctcGGCACATGAATTTTCTATTGCTTCTTCAAGTGCGGTTAAAGCTTCTGATGTTAATTCCATCTCATTAATTATTGTGTTTGGTGTTTCAGTCATAACCTGAGAGACAGCCCTTAACACTACTGTTTCTTCAATAGTGACTTCGGTTTTTATTATATCAGCAGCTTCTTCAATTTCTTTTGCATGCTCAATAGTCTCAGAAACAGTTGCACTAATCCAAGATGGTGACCTTTCTTCAAGATTGGTGATTGCTCTTTCTCCCTCTATCACTGTAACTGTCACAGCATGAATTAGTTCTTTGCTAGATCTTTCTAAAGATCTTTCTTGTTCTCTTAAAACAGTTGGTAGAGCTTCTTTCAAGGATTTTTGCGCATCAAGCTTTTCTTGTTCTGCAGCATCAAACTCTGCTAAAGGAACTACTGCAGGTTCATCAGAATCATCTTCAGCAGCTTCACTTAATGGCTGACCAGTTTCAGTAGTAGCTGCATGTTCTTGTTTGCCATCAGATTTTTTCTTTTTTCGCCCTGGAATAAGTTTTTTAAATGAAACCCAAGTTTCTTCTTTTCCAGCTTCACCCTCTGAGGTTGATTGTTCTGCATTGTTTCCTGCAGTTTCATCATTTTTTTCCTCTACTCTTGTTCTTGACTTGCGTCTAGGAGTCACAAGCCTTTTAAAAGACTGCCAAGTAGATGCTCCATCTGCTTCTGTAGGACTGCCAGCTTGATCTGGAGATGTGCTCTCTTGGTTTTGTTCTTGTGAACTTGTAATGGGGCTGTCAGAATCAATATCTTTAGCTGGCACAACTTCTTCAGTTTTCTTGGCTTCATCTGGAGATTTTATCCCTTCATCTTCATCTGAATCGGAGGTCTTTCTTGCTCTTTTCTTAGAAGAACCAACACATATTAAAGCTTCCCATGACACTGAACTGTCAACCTTCTTCTTACTTTCCTCTGTGCTTTTTTCAAGTTTTTGCTCTTCATTGATTTCTTTGGATTCTTCCACATTTTCCACACCAGCACTCTCAGTAGAAGACATAGTTGAAGTTTTTGCTTTTTCAAACTCATCTTCTTTATCACTTTCAGATGGTCTCTTTGGGCGTCTTTTTGGTGTAACAAGTTTTTTAAATGAAGCCCATGGTGTGATTCCATCCTTTTTTCTCTCACCATCAGAAGTAGTTCCTTCTCCCTCTGCCTCTGCAGCCTCTTGTGGGTCATCTGATGGTTTTTCTGTGGGAGATGTGGTTGCTGATTCATCAGGAGAGGACGGGGAGCTATCTCCACCATCTATTTCTATAGCCTCTGGGGATTCAGATGAAACTGCTTCTGTTGCAACTTCTACTTTGCTATCATCTTCCTTTCTACTTTTACTTTTCTTCCCTGACAGTTTCCTTAGGCCAGAACTGCTGAAAAGTTTTTTTAACGGACTGCCTTGAATTTTGGCTTTTTCTTGTGAAGACAACAGTTCGGCCTCTGTGGTGATGGCTTCTTGACTTTTTTCCTGCTCTCCAGATTCAGTACTTGAAGCCAACTGTGGCTGATCATTATCTACATCTCCAGAATCTGTTGTTCCTTGCAAGTCTTCACTTATTCCTTCTGCAGCTGTTGAACTAGAAGCCACAGCGATTCCATCAGTTATCTGGGATTCAGCATTATCTTTCAACATATCAACTTCAGATTTTACATCAGACACTGGAGTTTCTTCTGAGACTGAAGATACCATTTCAGGTGTTTTCTCTGCATTTTCTGTTACTGGAGCAACCTTCTCAACTACTTCTGCACACTCTAATTTCATTTCTATTTCTTTAATAGGTGAAGGTTCTTCTTTTGGCTTTTCTTCTGCCACATTTTGAATGTTTTCATCAGTAGATACTTTGGACTCTTCACTTGAAGGTTTACTTAAATCATGTGTCACAGAAAGGTTGGCAGCTGGTTGTGTTTCAGTTACATTCTCCTCTTTTACAGTTTCAGGTACTTCAGGTGCTTCAACTTTCTCCTGCTCTTCAGCTTTGATATGTTTCTCAACTTCCTGTGGATCTTCTTCCTTGGACTTCTTAAAGCTTGTCCTTTTCCTTAGCCCAGCCCATCCTTGTGTAAAAAATCTCCTAAATGGTGAAGATGTTTCAGTGACAACTGGATTTGTAGGAGACTCTGGGGATTTCTTTTCTACCTCGGATTCTTCTTCTTTCTTTTGATTTTCCTCCAGTACTTCCTTTGGACTTTCACCAGCCTGTTCTGGCTTTTCTGCATTTTCAGCAGGCTGCTCACTATCTTTGGTCTCCTGTTGACTTTCTTTCCTTCCATCAGCACTAATATCAGTATGTTCCTCATGACTGTCTGTGCCATTTACTTCAACTTCATCTTTCTTCACAGTTAGGAGTTGTACAGGATCAGATTTTTCAGATTTGTCCTTTTTCACTGTGAATTTGAAGCCCACAAATTTAAATACTTTCTTGAATCCAACTTCATTCATTTGATTTCCGTCAGCTTGATCTGGAGATTTTGCTTTCTCCTCAGACTCTGGTGTTGTAGGTGTGGCTTCAGGTGTCTCATCGTGTCCATTTTCTTTTGTAGCTTCAGTTGAAGTGGTATCATTATGCACAACCCCCATGTTTTCTGAAGGTTCCTCGTCTAGTGTGACACTTGCTGGCTCTTGTTGCTCAACTGCAATTAGGAAAAAAAACACTTGTTAGATCTGTTGCAAAGTGATATGAGTGAGGTTTATTAGCACTTATTCTGCTCATGAAATTATTTCCATAaattatgaataaaaaaaaaacgaaagtcacaaaaattaaaataattgATCACTTTGGGTGATTAGGAACCAGCATAATCACGTAAATTTATATACCTTCAGATATCTTAAGAACAAATTGTCATTGACAATTTAGATCAACCCGCTTCATAGAAAAATGCTAAAGTATGTATACAGCTTAAACTATAGATGGGGCATTTATAAAATACAGTGAATGTTTTCCTATTTATTATATAGTAATATTTTGAAAATTAGAATATTTATgagacaatttaaccccttcatgacccagcctattttgaccttaaagaccttgccgttttttgcaattctgaccagtgtccctttatgaggtaataactcaggaacgcttcaacggatcctagcggttctgagattgttttttcgtgacatattgggcttcatgttagtggtaaatttaggtcaataaattctgcgtttatttgtgataaaaacggaaatttggcgaaaattttgaaaatttcgcaattttcacattttgaatttttattctgttaaactagagagatatgtgacacaaaatagttaataaataacatttcccacatgtttactttacatcagcacaattttggaaacaaaatttttttttgttaggatgttataagggttaaaatttgaccagcaatttctcatttttacaacgaaatttacaaaaccattttttttagggaccacctcacatttgaagtcagtttgaggggtctatatggctgaaaatacccaaaagtgacaccattctaaaaactgcacccctcaaggtactcaaaaccacattcaagaagtttattaacccttcaggtgcttcacagcagcagaagcaacatggaaggaaaaaatgaacatttaactttttagtcacaaaaattatcttttagcaacaatttttttatttaaactgaaccacgaaagttgttgtccaatttgtcctgagtacgctgatacctcatatgtgggggtaaaccactgtttgggcgcacggcagggcttggaagggaaggagcgccatttgactttttgaatcaaaaattggctccactctttagcggacaccatgtcacgtttggagagcccccgtgtgcctaaaaattggagctcccccacaagtgaccccattttggaaactagacgccccaaggaacttatctagatgcatagtgagcactttgaaccccaggtgcttcacaaattgatccgtaaaaatgaaaaagtacttttttttcacaaaaaaattcttttagcctcaattttttcattttcacatgggcaacaggataaaatggatcctaaaatgtgttgggcaatttctcctgagtacaccaatacctcacatgtgggggtaaaccactgtttgggcacatggtaaggctcggaagggaaggagcgccatttgactttttgaatgaaaaattatttccatcgttagcggacaccatgtcgcgtttggatagctcctgtgtgcctaaacattggtgctcccccacaagtgaccccattttggaaactagaccccccaaggaacttatttagatgcctagtgagcactttaaaccctcaggtgcttcacaaattgatctgtaaaaatgaaaaagtacttttttttcacaaaaaaattcttttcgcctcaattttttcattttcacatgggcagtaggataacatggatcataaaatttgttgggcaattactcccgagtacgtcgatacctcatatgtgggggtaaaccactgtttgggcacacggcagggctcggaagggaaggcgcgccatttgactttttgaatggaaaattagctccaattgttagcggacaccatgtcgcgtttggagagcccctgtgtgcctaaacattggagctcccccacaagtgaccccattttggaaactagaccccccaaggaacttatctagatgcatattgagcactttaaacccccaggtgcttcacagaagtttataacgcagagccatgaaaataaaaaataatttttctttcctcaaaaatgattttttagcctggaatttcctattttgccaaggataataggagaaattggaccccaaatattgttgtccagtttgtcctgagtacgctgataccccatatgtgggggtaaaccactgtttgggcacatgccgaggctcggaagtgaagtagtgacattttgaaatgcagactttgatggaatgctctgtgggcgtcacgttgcgtttgcagagcccctgatgtggcttaacagtagaaaccccccacaagtgaccccattttggaaactagaccccgaaaggaacttatctagatgtgtggtgagcactttgaacccccaagcgcttcatagaagtttataatgcagagccgtgaaaataataaatacgttttctttcctcaaaaataattatttagcccagaattttttaattttcccaagggtaacaggagaaatttgaccccaatatttgttttccagtttctcctgagtacggtgataccccatatgtgggggtaaactactgtttgggcacatgccggggctcggaattgaagtagtgacgttttgaaatgcagactttgatggaatggtctgcgggtgtcacattgcgtttgcagagcccctggtgtgcctaaacagtagaaaccccccacaagtgaccccattttagaaactagaccccccaaggaacttatctagatatgtggtgagcactttgaacccccaagtgcttcacagacgtttacaacgcagagccgtgaaaataaaaaatcatttttctttcctcaaaaattatgttttagcaagcattttttttattttcacaagggtaacaggagaaattggaccccagtaattgttgcgcagtttgtcctgagtatgctggtaccccatatgtgggggtaaaccactgtttgggcacacgtcagggctcggaagtgagggagcaccatttgactttttgaatacgagattggctggaatcaatggtggcgccatgttgcgtttggagacccctgatgtgcctaaacagtggtaacccctcaattctacctccaacactaaccccaacacacccctaaccctaatcccaactgtagccataaccctaatcacaaccctaaccacaaccctaaccctaaggctatgtgcccacgttgcggattcgtgtgagatatttccgcaccatttttcaaaaatccgcgggtaaaaggcactgcgttttacctgcggattttccgcggatttccagtgttttttgtgcggatttcacctgcggattcctattgaggaacaggtgtaaaacgctgcggaatccgcacaaagaattgacatgctgcggaaaatacaacgcagcgtttccgcgcggtattttccgcaccatgggcacagcggatttggtttttcatatgtttacatggtactgtaaacctgatggaacactgctgcgaatccgcagcggccaatccgcagccaaatccgcacagtgtgcacatagcctaattctaaaggtatgtgcacacgctgcggaaaacgctgcggatccgcagcagtttcgcatgggtttacagttcaatgtaaacctacgggaaacaaaaatcgctgtacacatgctgtggaaaaactgcacggaaacgcagcggtttacattccgcagcatgtcacttctttctgcggattccgcagtggttttacaactgctccaatagaaaatcgcagttgtaaaaccgcactgaaatgcgcagaaaaaaacgcggtaaatcctccataaatccgcagcggtttagcactgcggatttatcaaatccgcagcggaaaaatccgcagaggaccagaatacgtgtgcacataccgaaaccctaaccctagccctaaccctacccctaaccctacccctaaccctaaccctacccctacccctaaccctacccctaaccctacccctaaccctacccctaaccctaaccctacccctaaccctaaccctaaccctacccctaaccctacccctacccctaaccctaaccctattctaacattagtggaaaaaaaaaatttctttatttttttattgtccctacctatgggggtgacaaaggggggggggtcatttattattttttttattttgatcactgagatataatctatcttagtgatcaaaatgcactttggaacgaatctgccggccggcagattcggcgggcgcactgcgcatgcacccgccattttggaacatggcgacgcccagggagaagacggacgggaccccggctggatcggtaagtatgatggggtgggggggaccacgggggggggggatcggagcacggggggggaatcggagcgcgggaggggtggaacggagcacgggggcgtggaacggagcacgggggggctggaaaggagcacgggggggtggaacggagcaccggggggggtggatcggagtgcagggggggtgattggagcacgggggggtgattggagcacggggggagcggacaagagcacgggggggagcggagcgctggacggaggggagccggagcagtgtaccggccagatcggggggctgggggggcgatcggtgggatggggtgggggcacattagtatttccagtcatggccgatgatatttcagcatcggccatggctggattgtaatatttcacccgttataatgggtgaaatattacaaatcgctctgattggcagtttcactttcaacagccaatcagagtgatcgtagccacgagggggtgaagccaccccccctgggctaaactaccactccccctgtccctgcagatcgagtgaaatgggagttaaccctttcacccggcctgcagggacgcgatctttccatgacgccacataggcgtcatgggtcggattggcactgactttcatgacgcctacgtggcgtcatgggtcgggaaggggttaaatgaaaaagtTACACTATGTAttaataatatacagctctggcaaaaattaagagaccactgcaaaatgttcagtttgtctgattttttctttataggtatatttgagtaaaatgtaaattgttcttttattctataaactactgacaacatgtctccaaagttccaagcaatacattttgtaccaggagtggcataaggtcacccaaaagcagtgtgaaagactggtggaacgcatgccaagacgcatgaaagctgtgattaaaaaccatggttattccacaaaatattgatatctgaacacttcctgagttaaaacattagtattgttgtttctaaatgattataaacttgtttttttttgcattatttgaggtctgcaagcaatgcaattttttgctattttgaccatttctcattttcagaaaataaatacaaaatttattgcttggaacttcggagacatgttgtcagtagttatagaataaaagaacaatttacattttactcaaaaatatatctataaagagaaaaatcagacaaactgaaaattttgcaagtggtctcttaacttttgccagagaTGTATAAGCTGCACAGAAGACCCATTAAAAAGACTTTCCAGCATATTCAATTTAAGAGAGTCTGTATTTTGTGCCATGAAGTAAACACACAAAATTACCTAGGTCACCTTTCCCAATATTTTATATGTCCATTTTCTATACATTGTGAAATAGTAAGCAATTGTAAATAGCAACTGCCCACTAGGTGGCACTAAATGCCTAGTTTAACTCCTATTCTCAGCTATTAATATTGGATGccatcagaaaaaaaaattaatatttattgAGCATCAGCTATAGTTCTCTATTTTACAGTGCTATAAGAAATGGTCTGGATTAAATATTTGTGAATTGAATAACAGCAGATTGCGACTAAGGACCCACATATAAACTAGAGCAGTGAGATGGCAGCTTTCTCTCCATATACAGTGGCGCTCGATCTCGTGAGAGCTCCTGTGTACTCTATTAGAGAGTGGCTGTCAGGCTCTTCTGGTCATGGCTTATCATGCctagaacaaaaggattggcagtctcaaattggacatGGAGGTTCGTTATCTACCCCTACATCACTTGTCATAGGAAGAGTCAGGAGGAGGCCTTCATACTTATTACACTAACAGCCCCTCAATATCGGCGGGATTGGCCATCGATAGTCTTATGGGCACTTAGGTTCAACATGTCATCATTAATATATTCTGTTCTTAAAGGAGTTATACAGTACTTTTATACTAATGACCTATCTTTAGCATAGGTCGTCAATATTAGATCTGTGGGGGTTCAACACCCAAACTCCCGCTGATCGGCTGTACTAGCTGGAGGACAGATGTGATGCAGTTGTGCAGTGGAACAGCAATGCTTTgttaggtcggtttcacacgtcagtggctc
Encoded here:
- the AKAP12 gene encoding A-kinase anchor protein 12 isoform X2, with the translated sequence MLGTITLTVEQQEPASVTLDEEPSENMGVVHNDTTSTEATKENGHDETPEATPTTPESEEKAKSPDQADGNQMNEVGFKKVFKFVGFKFTVKKDKSEKSDPVQLLTVKKDEVEVNGTDSHEEHTDISADGRKESQQETKDSEQPAENAEKPEQAGESPKEVLEENQKKEEESEVEKKSPESPTNPVVTETSSPFRRFFTQGWAGLRKRTSFKKSKEEDPQEVEKHIKAEEQEKVEAPEVPETVKEENVTETQPAANLSVTHDLSKPSSEESKVSTDENIQNVAEEKPKEEPSPIKEIEMKLECAEVVEKVAPVTENAEKTPEMVSSVSEETPVSDVKSEVDMLKDNAESQITDGIAVASSSTAAEGISEDLQGTTDSGDVDNDQPQLASSTESGEQEKSQEAITTEAELLSSQEKAKIQGSPLKKLFSSSGLRKLSGKKSKSRKEDDSKVEVATEAVSSESPEAIEIDGGDSSPSSPDESATTSPTEKPSDDPQEAAEAEGEGTTSDGERKKDGITPWASFKKLVTPKRRPKRPSESDKEDEFEKAKTSTMSSTESAGVENVEESKEINEEQKLEKSTEESKKKVDSSVSWEALICVGSSKKRARKTSDSDEDEGIKSPDEAKKTEEVVPAKDIDSDSPITSSQEQNQESTSPDQAGSPTEADGASTWQSFKRLVTPRRKSRTRVEEKNDETAGNNAEQSTSEGEAGKEETWVSFKKLIPGRKKKKSDGKQEHAATTETGQPLSEAAEDDSDEPAVVPLAEFDAAEQEKLDAQKSLKEALPTVLREQERSLERSSKELIHAVTVTVIEGERAITNLEERSPSWISATVSETIEHAKEIEEAADIIKTEVTIEETVVLRAVSQVMTETPNTIINEMELTSEALTALEEAIENSCAEETTEMISAVSQLGGSVVSTGEATPIPDEDASVKTLEDQKKHTENVLNEVAEKAKLSLDTLQTSQDMTAFEAPMDTQEIICQSAPLCVEEETNLSPVSLEEQGDKSTIICVEATVHQIEVQKDINAIIDPLDQAVNICVGPLISKDEQSDQSTDAIQIQPKGFIPVITEMQPQEVVPVVSEEQPQEVIPVVREEQPQEVVPVVSEEQPQKIVPVASEKQPQEVVPVVSEEQPQEVVPVVREEQPQEVVPVVSEEQPQEIVPAVSEEKPEEVVPVVREEQPQEVVPVVSEEQPQEIVPVASEKQPQEVVPVVSEEQPQEVAPVVSEEQPQEVAPVVSEEQPQEVAPVVSEELPQEIAPAVSEVQPEEVVPAVSEKQPEEVTAVSEGQPEEAVPVVSEVQNEEVVLVASQVESEEVVPVASKVQLEQAVPLASELQSDKAISVSSKLQSVQIAYVSSELQPEELVPVSSELPTEELVLGSSKIQAEEVVPLSRELQAEVIVSLASELQCKEIILISSEMQPEEALPVSSELKFDETLPVSNHLQSEEVILAPIELEPEEVVLSVVQSEEAVIVSNKVQSMEVIPKSNVQFEEVVSVSNELQPEKTVPLSNEVGAEDVLSTSIEVQPEEIASVSNEVKPEERVSVTNEVLAEVEVSASNELKSEFGSVSTELNNVEVQNIERIPVCHDIVDESDVTSASEEVKAKEGICVAEMDKEFSPAVSVEAQSEEGLGVQIEEPVEENVSLSDTIKAEVQAEDSVTVSDELPVEVCAIAFAEAKVEECTPESAEVETEESDVVSDEIQVEAYAFVLPGAKIEESTSESIKVQNEDSAQILSNVQLAESSLGQADVQAEGIVQKLEEFQPVEISPVLPVNKIVQVDECISLLHDKQSEMASHVAIKVQADQTAPATIEQINYVKSQVSEVQSDITPSLLIQDDAKASTAVTEEQKKHTQEQIVEIKEEIVTTDIPELESSEAIKTSEPVTAAAVEEQVLTEIVKTIDIPKDRVEPSEVADDDKRFEESETLSRGLQVVAESVSQKAAAIVDAAIEAATNCFVVDATGQGDKFEEMTVSEKDIQIITIESCSTTIVHNIVETTVETVVTNSVQEQNLENELNSQLLQTVPVHEPIKLCPQLEESEQGKAEGEQKPGKEIELVVSLDAPETNEISTQTSDAQEKAPTVES